AATGAGGCTTCTTCCCACTTCTGACAGACTCCTTTGGACCCCGTGCCATTTGAGGACACTCACCAAAGTGTTGGAGACAGAGAAATAGGTAGGAACAAGTTAATGAGTGATGTACCTACTATTTTCATTCTGCTGTAATTCCATTCCCACCCAGTGGGAGGCAGAAAGTCCGCCCCTGTGTTTCCCTGATGGGTCAGTGATAAATGTGTGGTATAAGCTGTATTGTCCAAGGAGGCTCCGTATTTGATCCCTGTTCTGTTGCTGCTCTCTGCCAGGTTAGTTTCGCTGGCTAACTTCCATGGCGGTTCTCCTGATCTCCATCCTTAGTAGGAAGGTTGATGGGAGAGAGTGTAACTATCTATTTGTAATGACCCTTCAGTGTTTCTGCTGAAAGTGGAGAATCCGGAAACTCCAACAGAAATTCTACACATTATTCATCAGGTGCAGGAAGTTGGTGATAAAATGAGCGAAGTAACTCTGGTCTAAACTAGTGAAAAAATGCATCCTGTTCCAAATGTGTGAAGTGAAAGGATTCTCAGGCTGATTAGAAGTTTGAAAGTCAGGAGCATGAAGGCTGCAACCATCAGGAAAGTTAGGCTCCCACAACCCATAGAATAGGAAGAGACTACCTATTGACAACGTAGAGTTGGAactccggggcgtcattctccgaccccccgccgggtcggagaatggccgttggccgccgtgaatcccgcccccgcccccgccgaagtctccggtactggagattgggcgggggcgggaatcaggccgcgccggttggcgggaccccccgctggattctccggcccggatgggccgaagtcccgcccagaaattgcctgtcccgccggcgtaaatcaaacctggtatttaccggcgggaccaggcggcgtgggcgggctccggagtcctggggaggggggcacggggcgatctgaccctgggggtgcccccacggtggcctagcccgcgatcggggcccaccgatccgcgggcgggcctgtgccgtgggggcactctttcccttccgcctccgctacggcctccaccatggcggaggcggaagagactctccccactgcgcatgcgcgggaaactgacagcggccgctgacgctcccgcgcatgcgccgggaaactgacagcggccgctgacgctcccgtgcatgcgccgcatttccgcgccagctggcggggcaacaaacgccatttccgccagctggcggggcggaaatccctccgccgccggcctagcccctcaatgttggggctaggctgccaaatgtgcggagcattccgcacctttgggccggcgcgatgcccgcctgattggcgccggctttggcgccagtcggcggacatcccgccgttgggggagaatttcgcccccggtctcCACATTCCAACCTATCTGGAGTTGGCTTCAAACCCTAAACCCCTCTGATTCATCGGCAGGAAGGTCAgtaccatcttcagatgcttcatcaataatcttccttccgtcataaggtcaggtttgtggatgattgcacaatgttcagcaacattcacaaatcctcagatactgaatcagtccatgtccaaatgcagcaagacctggacaatatccaagcttgggctgacaaatgacggtaatatttgcgccacacaagtgccaggcaaagatcATCTCAaataaaagagaatctaaccatgaccctttgatattcaatggcattaccgttactgaatctcccaccatcaatatcctgggggttaccattgaccagaaactgaattggactggcCGTACAGATACTGTAGTAACAAGAGAAGGtcacaggctaggaatcctgcggtgagtaactcacctcctgactccctggagccggtccaccatctacattctcaagtcaggggtgtgatgaaatactctccacttgcctggatgagtgcagccctgaCAAAACTCAAGAAACTCCAGgataaaacagcccacttgattgctgccccttccacaatCAGTGCCCTTCCATTGATGAACAGTGgtcacagtgtgtaccatctacaagatgcactgcagtaactctccaaggttcctcagacagcaccttccaaacccatgaccattaccatctagaaggacaagagcagcagatacctgggaaccccaccacctggaggttcccctccaagtcactcaccatcttgacttggaaatatatcggccggtcctttactgttgctgggtcaaaatcctggaactccctccctaacagcacagtgggtgtacctacaccacatgtactgcagcggttcaagaaggcagctcaccaccactttctcaagggcaactagggatgggcaataaatgctggcctagccattgacacccacatcccgtaaattaatttaaaaaactaCCCCAAAGTCTGTGCATGCTGAACAGGCATGGGCTTGGCTCCTGCAAAGCCGTGCACAAAACCCCTCATCGCCTATCAAGTCCTTCCATGAGGAATGATCATTAATCAAGGTACCACAGCAGTGAGCACCTGTGGAACCTTCTCCTAAGACGAGTCAAAGTAGGATGTTAGAGACAAACACTGAAAGAGAAGAAGAAATGCAAGAAGACagagtagataggttcttgattaataaggggatcaggggttatggggagaaggcagaagaatggcgatgagaaaatatcagccatgattgaatggcggagcagactcgatgggccgagtggcctaattctgctcctatgtcttatggtcttatgtttcaATCTGAAATATTTATTTTTATGGCTGGTAACCTGTTTAACATCATTTTTTTTGGACAATTTAGATTCGCGGATGCCAGGAACACCTGGACCAGGCGCCTATAATCCAGGGACTGCACCCCACCTCAATGAACACAGATCACCAGCGTATTCCATGGGATCCCGAACTCGATACCGCAAGTTGGATGTTGTTCCTGCTCCTAACAGCTATACTCTTCCATCATTAATGGGACCAAAGGTTCCCACCAAGCCTTCCAGTGCTAGTTTCTCAGTCACTGGGAGGACGAGAAGAGAAGATTTGACCAAAACCCCAGGGCCTGGTCGGTACAACCGCACCGACCCTAACATTTACCTCCGGAAACTTCCAGCCTACTCGATGCTGGGCCGATATGATTTGCCCACCTATTACACCAAGAAGCCAGGACCTGGAGCACATAGCCCTGAAAAGGTGACCGTCAATAAGCCAAGTATCCCAGCATTCTCTATGGGAATGAGGCATTCAGAGTTCGTCACCCCTCTTATCATTGACATGACAGATTGAGGTCAATCTCATTAACTAAGGCCAAGAATTTTGGTCAGTAACAGTTTAATTCTGTTTTGAAATCTTTGTGACCCTTAACCTATAAATTCTGTAACTTACAAAGCCAATATCAAACTTTTATACTATTTTCATATATTTTTATTACTTCCCTTTGACAAATTTTACAAGGGGTCTCTCATGCACATTGTTAACCTGGAATATATACATTGAATAGAAAGGCATTGTTTAAATAGGACAATGACCAGGACAACAATTAGTCTCCATTGATAATAGTAACTTCATAGATGTCAGAATTGCCATTGTTTCTGAATTAAACATTTCACTCCCAGGAAATGTATAATGCTTAAAGCTTAAGGCACATCTCTGATTTTATTGTATCCTTGCTTCATAAACATTTGTGACTGCTCAGAGCAATGTTTCCTGAGGATTTTCTATCCTTTCATAAGATCATTCTGATATGACTACATGTTATTTTATACCTTCTCTAATATTGCATCCTGCACATGGCTATTCACGCTAACACACACCGTCAACTGCAGTG
This region of Scyliorhinus torazame isolate Kashiwa2021f chromosome 18, sScyTor2.1, whole genome shotgun sequence genomic DNA includes:
- the LOC140394893 gene encoding ciliary microtubule associated protein 1A-like isoform X1, with the protein product MDSDTKKTYPTIAARERGPGPGRYGLPPAIGYVGHDYTKHTNPAYTFGKKHSSALYEVNCSPGPQYYVDPKITRFGRNGTPAYSILGRVKTSYSRMPGTPGPGAYNPGTAPHLNEHRSPAYSMGSRTRYRKLDVVPAPNSYTLPSLMGPKVPTKPSSASFSVTGRTRREDLTKTPGPGRYNRTDPNIYLRKLPAYSMLGRYDLPTYYTKKPGPGAHSPEKVTVNKPSIPAFSMGMRHSEFVTPLIIDMTD
- the LOC140394893 gene encoding ciliary microtubule associated protein 1A-like isoform X2 — its product is MVDKGPGPGRYGLPPAIGYVGHDYTKHTNPAYTFGKKHSSALYEVNCSPGPQYYVDPKITRFGRNGTPAYSILGRVKTSYSRMPGTPGPGAYNPGTAPHLNEHRSPAYSMGSRTRYRKLDVVPAPNSYTLPSLMGPKVPTKPSSASFSVTGRTRREDLTKTPGPGRYNRTDPNIYLRKLPAYSMLGRYDLPTYYTKKPGPGAHSPEKVTVNKPSIPAFSMGMRHSEFVTPLIIDMTD